A single Roseofilum casamattae BLCC-M143 DNA region contains:
- a CDS encoding mechanosensitive ion channel, with product MNLTWQNINTDVPILQDRPGIGTQDLLDNFLQADPAIPNLGIDTSGISASIPQWWDLVITIAIAAAILIVGFLVAWSVSLVAEGLLKRTELDNKLAAWIAGAGDRSSAPPVEKWVGAAVFWLIMLLVLVGVLDSLELDIVSQPLNTFLEQVFGFVPQIVSAAILLAVAWVLATVVRLAILRGLNVLNLDRRLESQVVADGSTAPVSLSSTLANAMYWFVFLLFLPSILSTLELEGTLEPVQALLNQLLLILPNLLAGLLIGAAGWLVATVVRRIVTNLLIASGADRIGDRFGLSSSGANGLSWIIGTLTYVLILIPFAIAALNAIRIEALSGPAIEMLESIMGYVPLVFTAAVIMVLAYVGGKFVSDLVTNILTGFGFDNLFYWLGLQKEPYATAPSPEAMESELPPPPPPSEFRTPSEIVGIVVLITILLFATVTATDILGLEALTLIMGAIIQIASQVLAGVVIFAIGLYFANLAFNVITSSGSRQAHMLAQAARIAIIILVGAMALRQMGIASDIVNLAFGLLFGAIAVAIAIAFGLGGRDIAAGQIQEWLTTFKDDPKD from the coding sequence ATGAACTTAACTTGGCAAAACATCAATACTGATGTGCCAATATTGCAAGACCGGCCTGGGATAGGAACTCAGGATTTATTAGATAACTTCCTCCAAGCCGATCCTGCTATCCCAAATTTAGGAATCGATACGAGTGGTATCTCGGCATCGATTCCGCAATGGTGGGATTTGGTCATCACCATCGCGATCGCCGCTGCCATCCTGATCGTCGGATTTTTGGTAGCTTGGTCGGTGTCCTTAGTCGCCGAAGGACTGCTCAAACGCACGGAACTCGATAATAAACTCGCCGCCTGGATCGCTGGTGCTGGCGATCGCTCGTCCGCCCCTCCCGTAGAAAAATGGGTGGGAGCAGCAGTATTTTGGTTGATTATGCTGCTGGTATTGGTCGGGGTTTTAGACTCTCTAGAACTCGATATCGTCTCCCAACCCCTCAATACTTTCCTCGAGCAAGTTTTTGGCTTTGTCCCGCAAATTGTCAGTGCAGCCATTCTCTTGGCTGTTGCTTGGGTCTTAGCCACTGTTGTCAGGCTCGCCATTCTCCGAGGCCTGAACGTTCTCAATCTCGACCGTCGGCTCGAGTCTCAGGTAGTTGCCGATGGATCGACAGCTCCCGTCTCCCTGAGCAGTACCTTGGCCAATGCCATGTACTGGTTTGTCTTCCTGCTCTTCTTGCCCTCCATCCTCAGTACCCTGGAATTGGAAGGAACCCTAGAGCCAGTGCAAGCCTTGCTCAACCAGCTCCTACTGATCTTGCCCAACCTGTTAGCAGGATTGTTAATTGGTGCGGCCGGTTGGTTAGTGGCAACCGTCGTCCGTCGCATTGTCACCAACTTACTCATCGCTAGTGGAGCCGATCGCATTGGCGATCGCTTCGGCTTAAGCAGCAGTGGTGCTAACGGTCTCTCTTGGATTATCGGGACTCTCACCTACGTGCTCATTCTGATTCCCTTTGCGATCGCTGCCTTAAATGCGATCCGCATCGAAGCACTCTCGGGACCGGCGATCGAGATGCTCGAATCAATTATGGGTTACGTTCCCTTAGTCTTCACCGCTGCCGTAATTATGGTTCTGGCCTATGTCGGCGGCAAATTTGTCTCGGATTTAGTGACCAACATCCTCACCGGGTTTGGGTTTGATAACTTATTTTACTGGCTGGGACTGCAAAAAGAACCCTATGCCACCGCTCCCTCTCCCGAAGCCATGGAGTCCGAGCTACCTCCCCCACCTCCTCCATCCGAGTTTCGCACCCCTTCCGAGATTGTTGGTATCGTCGTTCTGATTACAATTTTGCTCTTTGCGACCGTAACCGCCACCGATATTCTCGGCTTAGAAGCCCTGACACTAATTATGGGAGCAATTATCCAAATTGCCAGTCAGGTCTTAGCTGGAGTCGTTATTTTCGCGATCGGCTTATACTTTGCCAATCTCGCCTTTAACGTGATTACTAGCTCTGGCAGCCGTCAGGCCCATATGCTCGCACAAGCCGCGCGCATCGCCATCATTATCTTGGTTGGCGCTATGGCTCTGCGACAAATGGGTATTGCCAGCGATATCGTTAACCTCGCCTTTGGACTGCTCTTTGGCGCCATTGCAGTCGCGATCGCGATCGCCTTCGGTTTGGGCGGACGCGATATTGCCGCCGGACAAATCCAAGAATGGTTAACCACATTCAAAGATGACCCCAAAGATTAA
- a CDS encoding metal ABC transporter ATP-binding protein — translation MNQIDITVDNVSVTYSNARLALYNANCVVESGTITALVGPNGGGKSTLFKSIMGFLQPIQGEIAIANLPVKQAQKQQLMAYVPQSDEVDWNFPVSVFDVAIMGRYGYMNLLRIPSQKDRCLAMESLERVGMAQFRDRQIGELSGGQKKRVFLARALAQEGRAILLDEPFTGVDVKTEKQIIDLLIQLRTEGHTILVSTHDLSSISTFCDRTIFLNKTIIASGKTEDIFTEENLSLVFGSLPLNSWS, via the coding sequence ATGAATCAGATCGATATTACTGTAGATAATGTCAGCGTCACTTATAGTAATGCTCGCTTGGCGCTCTACAATGCAAACTGTGTCGTCGAATCCGGAACGATTACTGCTCTAGTCGGACCGAATGGTGGAGGAAAATCGACGTTATTTAAGTCAATTATGGGCTTTTTACAGCCGATTCAAGGAGAAATTGCGATCGCAAACTTACCAGTCAAACAGGCGCAAAAACAGCAGTTGATGGCTTATGTACCTCAATCTGATGAGGTGGATTGGAACTTTCCAGTCAGTGTCTTTGATGTTGCGATTATGGGTCGGTATGGATATATGAATCTGTTGCGAATTCCGAGCCAAAAAGATAGGTGCTTGGCGATGGAAAGTCTGGAGCGAGTCGGGATGGCTCAGTTTCGCGATCGCCAAATTGGCGAACTTTCAGGAGGACAGAAAAAACGGGTGTTTTTGGCACGGGCACTGGCACAAGAGGGGCGAGCAATTTTGTTAGACGAACCCTTTACTGGCGTGGATGTAAAAACCGAAAAACAGATTATCGATCTGTTAATACAATTGCGTACAGAAGGGCATACAATTTTGGTGTCTACTCACGATTTATCTTCAATTTCCACGTTCTGCGATCGCACGATCTTCCTCAATAAAACAATCATCGCTTCTGGCAAGACTGAAGACATATTTACTGAAGAAAATTTATCCCTCGTATTCGGTAGCTTGCCTTTGAATAGTTGGAGCTAA
- a CDS encoding XisI protein, translated as MEKIDWYRQNIEKILDRYGSVKPANGDIEVYTCFDRENDHYQVFHAGWNRHMRIFGPLIHIDILNNKLWIQHDGTEVGVANELVELGIPKAEIVLAYHAPFMRQYDGFAVE; from the coding sequence ATGGAAAAAATAGATTGGTATCGCCAAAATATTGAAAAAATTCTCGATCGCTATGGTTCGGTCAAACCGGCAAATGGCGATATTGAAGTCTATACCTGTTTTGACCGAGAAAACGACCATTATCAGGTATTTCACGCCGGATGGAATCGTCACATGCGCATATTCGGCCCCTTGATTCACATCGATATTCTCAACAATAAACTTTGGATTCAACACGATGGAACCGAAGTGGGGGTTGCCAACGAACTTGTCGAGTTGGGCATCCCCAAAGCAGAAATTGTCTTAGCTTACCATGCTCCGTTTATGCGTCAATACGATGGGTTTGCTGTTGAGTAG
- a CDS encoding OsmC family protein encodes MKTNREHSYSLQVRWSGNLGEGTSEYTAYSRSHEIIGTNKPTILGSADPSFRGDRDRYNPEELLVASLSSCHMLWYLHLCSDAGIVAVSYVDNPIGTMVETRSGDGHFQEVILQPIVRISSDRNLDKARGLHEEAHRLCFIANSVNFPVRCQPTIERAN; translated from the coding sequence ATGAAAACTAACCGAGAGCATAGTTATTCTCTGCAAGTACGATGGTCGGGGAATCTGGGAGAAGGAACATCCGAGTACACTGCTTACTCGCGATCGCATGAAATTATTGGTACGAATAAACCAACGATCCTTGGCTCGGCCGACCCGTCGTTTCGCGGCGATCGCGATCGGTATAATCCGGAAGAATTATTAGTCGCGTCTCTCTCCAGTTGCCACATGCTCTGGTATCTGCATCTGTGTTCGGATGCGGGTATTGTGGCAGTCTCTTATGTCGATAACCCGATCGGAACAATGGTAGAAACTCGGTCGGGTGATGGTCATTTTCAGGAGGTGATTTTGCAACCCATTGTCCGTATTTCTAGCGATCGCAATCTCGACAAAGCACGAGGGTTGCATGAAGAGGCTCATCGACTTTGTTTTATTGCCAATTCGGTTAATTTCCCCGTTCGGTGTCAGCCCACGATCGAGAGGGCGAATTAA
- a CDS encoding serine hydrolase has product MTFFRKDKELAHLGYEILETIWTAFPQLPQDRVALTWIVYDPPIWVNTGGAVSAEEFWKHPVRGFQYRGKQAIAPAYLVSLFYAVAIYDWIETQMAVSTPELERAIRDMVVDANHDAIGLVLDMLTGTTSGPELSGGPFETWKMQRNIVNRYFQSLGWPELNEININQKLWSNSAYGRDRIFQGEGLENDNRLTANATARLLHSIIGGVAVSAKVSQTLMELIQRPIQTSAESIIGFFGQALPPTAKLWSKSATMGSVRHESAYIELPNSRPYLLVVFTEDSNNHTLLPFISQQVVAAMNDLE; this is encoded by the coding sequence ATGACATTTTTCCGTAAGGATAAAGAACTGGCCCACCTGGGATACGAAATTTTAGAGACCATTTGGACGGCATTTCCGCAGCTTCCGCAAGACCGAGTTGCCCTAACCTGGATTGTCTACGATCCTCCCATTTGGGTGAATACTGGAGGTGCCGTCTCCGCCGAAGAATTCTGGAAACATCCCGTGCGCGGCTTTCAATATCGGGGGAAACAAGCGATCGCGCCAGCCTATCTCGTTTCCCTATTCTACGCCGTCGCCATCTACGACTGGATCGAAACCCAAATGGCCGTCAGTACTCCAGAGCTGGAGCGCGCCATCCGCGATATGGTCGTCGATGCCAACCACGACGCCATCGGTTTAGTCCTCGATATGCTCACCGGAACCACCAGCGGCCCCGAACTTTCTGGAGGGCCTTTTGAAACCTGGAAAATGCAGCGCAACATCGTCAACCGCTACTTCCAGTCCTTAGGATGGCCGGAGCTAAACGAGATTAATATCAATCAAAAACTGTGGAGCAATAGCGCCTACGGCCGCGATCGCATTTTCCAAGGAGAAGGTCTAGAAAACGACAACCGCCTCACAGCCAATGCAACCGCTCGTCTCTTGCACAGTATCATCGGTGGCGTCGCCGTTTCCGCAAAAGTTTCCCAAACCTTAATGGAACTCATCCAACGACCAATCCAAACAAGCGCAGAATCCATTATCGGCTTCTTCGGTCAAGCTCTGCCGCCAACGGCCAAACTCTGGTCAAAATCCGCTACCATGGGTTCCGTTCGCCACGAAAGCGCCTATATCGAATTACCCAATAGCCGGCCGTACCTGTTAGTCGTTTTTACCGAAGACAGCAACAACCATACCCTACTTCCCTTTATTTCCCAACAAGTAGTAGCCGCCATGAACGATCTGGAATAA
- a CDS encoding DUF2237 family protein produces MSEAKNVLNQPLQVCCTDPMTGFYRSGYCETGPGDVGIHVVCAKMTEEFLEFTRQQGNDLSTPVPAYRFPGLKPGDRWCLCASRWKEALEANVAPPVILSATHLNTLAIVPLEILEKYAIHPEA; encoded by the coding sequence ATGTCAGAAGCAAAAAATGTATTGAACCAACCGTTACAAGTCTGCTGCACTGACCCGATGACTGGGTTCTATCGCAGCGGATATTGCGAAACCGGACCGGGAGACGTCGGCATTCACGTGGTCTGTGCCAAAATGACGGAAGAATTCTTGGAATTTACCCGCCAGCAAGGCAACGATCTGAGTACTCCCGTACCGGCCTATCGCTTTCCCGGACTCAAACCTGGAGACCGCTGGTGTTTGTGTGCCTCCCGCTGGAAAGAAGCTCTAGAAGCGAATGTGGCGCCACCAGTAATCTTGTCTGCAACCCATCTGAATACGTTAGCGATCGTGCCTTTGGAAATATTAGAGAAGTATGCCATTCATCCAGAAGCATAA
- a CDS encoding DUF1565 domain-containing protein has translation MSKTLAYCSTLILSILNLGFGEAIFPQTALAQDIIVQTRPQPSAERPALWVNPQNGNDQSGRGTTQAPYRTLSHALRMAAPNSIIQLAPGTYSEQTGETFPIRLKPNVIVIGDPDSKGKDTIITGGGFFLSPTFARQNIALLGANDAALAGVTVTNPNSRGYGLWIESSSLVVADNTFTGSVHDGISVTGKSGSNIHSNQFTRNGANGITIYGSSNPEVRNNVFDNTGFGININQKATPLIVNNQIINNRDGVVVQAKAAPILRDNQIENNQRNGLVAISQSQPNLGTAGEPGNNRFRNNGEYDINAQSSRHTIPAFGNQLLTKRISGRLDFQGTTPLVQPVAEPNPRSIPPRTIVPAPSRPTLPPPRTNSPSAPIPIPVPPPPQSRSPLPPPRTNNPSSVTSQVPSLDPLPVPNSNIPIGDGSYRGQPSVSTRPNVPGSPPPPPTLASALGLQYRVIVYPTSWQDQNRVKALVPDAFRSSYQGRSVIQVGAFPTLEEARARLQLVQGSGLRAEVVNY, from the coding sequence TTGAGTAAAACACTGGCTTACTGTAGTACCCTTATCCTCAGCATCCTCAATCTTGGATTTGGGGAAGCAATCTTTCCCCAAACTGCTCTTGCCCAAGATATTATCGTCCAAACCCGTCCGCAACCGAGCGCGGAGCGGCCGGCCCTCTGGGTAAACCCTCAAAACGGAAACGACCAAAGCGGACGGGGAACGACTCAAGCCCCCTATCGCACCCTCTCCCATGCCTTGCGCATGGCTGCGCCCAATAGCATCATTCAACTCGCACCGGGAACCTACTCCGAGCAAACTGGAGAAACCTTTCCCATTCGCCTCAAACCCAATGTCATCGTCATCGGAGATCCGGATAGTAAAGGAAAAGACACCATTATCACAGGTGGAGGATTTTTCCTCAGTCCCACCTTCGCTCGGCAAAATATTGCCCTCCTCGGAGCGAATGATGCGGCTTTAGCAGGAGTCACCGTCACGAACCCAAACAGTCGCGGCTATGGGTTATGGATTGAATCGAGTTCCTTAGTCGTTGCCGATAATACATTTACCGGTAGCGTCCATGACGGGATTTCGGTGACGGGAAAAAGTGGCTCGAATATCCATAGCAACCAATTTACTCGCAATGGAGCCAATGGCATTACGATTTATGGAAGCTCTAATCCAGAAGTGCGAAATAACGTGTTTGATAACACCGGATTCGGCATTAACATTAATCAGAAAGCCACGCCCCTAATTGTTAATAACCAAATTATTAATAACCGAGATGGCGTAGTCGTCCAAGCCAAAGCCGCACCGATTTTACGAGATAATCAGATTGAGAATAACCAGCGGAATGGATTAGTGGCAATTTCTCAGTCTCAGCCTAATTTAGGCACTGCTGGCGAACCGGGAAATAACCGATTTCGCAATAATGGAGAATACGATATCAATGCTCAAAGTTCGCGACACACTATTCCTGCCTTTGGCAATCAACTTTTAACCAAGCGTATTTCCGGTCGTCTGGATTTTCAAGGAACCACTCCCCTAGTGCAACCGGTTGCCGAACCGAATCCTCGTTCGATTCCTCCTCGAACTATTGTTCCGGCTCCTTCGCGCCCGACTTTACCTCCTCCTCGTACTAATTCTCCGTCAGCCCCCATTCCCATTCCCGTTCCGCCCCCACCCCAGTCTCGGTCTCCGCTTCCTCCTCCCCGGACGAACAATCCCTCCTCCGTCACCTCTCAGGTACCGAGCCTAGACCCTCTACCCGTACCCAATAGTAATATTCCCATAGGAGATGGCAGCTACCGGGGTCAGCCTTCAGTCTCCACTCGACCGAATGTACCGGGAAGCCCGCCTCCACCGCCAACTCTAGCCTCGGCTTTAGGGTTGCAATATCGCGTGATTGTTTATCCCACCTCTTGGCAAGACCAAAATCGAGTTAAAGCTCTCGTTCCCGATGCGTTTCGCAGTTCCTACCAAGGGCGATCGGTCATTCAAGTGGGCGCATTTCCAACCTTAGAAGAAGCACGAGCAAGACTTCAGTTAGTACAAGGTTCGGGACTGCGTGCTGAGGTGGTCAATTACTAA
- a CDS encoding VOC family protein, with amino-acid sequence MNAPALHGHLQTVHHFALNVQNMEASRHFYGNILGLEELRGDRIPETLVQLVAAGKVANFRTPDGTIIDLFWEPELSPPDPNPTQQFTRANHLAFDIAPEEFDRAVSVLKHHQVAIDHGPVDRPTGRGIYFYDPDGFMLEIRCNPN; translated from the coding sequence ATGAATGCTCCTGCGCTGCACGGCCATCTGCAAACCGTCCACCATTTTGCCCTGAACGTGCAAAATATGGAGGCTTCGCGCCACTTTTACGGTAACATTTTGGGACTGGAAGAATTGAGAGGCGATCGCATTCCCGAAACTCTAGTCCAGCTCGTTGCTGCCGGAAAAGTCGCTAATTTCCGCACCCCAGACGGTACGATTATTGACCTCTTCTGGGAACCGGAACTCTCTCCACCAGACCCCAATCCAACTCAACAATTCACCCGCGCCAACCATCTCGCCTTCGACATCGCCCCCGAGGAGTTCGATCGCGCCGTTAGCGTCCTCAAACATCACCAAGTGGCGATCGACCACGGACCGGTCGATCGCCCTACAGGAAGAGGTATTTATTTTTACGACCCTGATGGATTCATGCTCGAAATTCGCTGCAATCCCAATTAA
- a CDS encoding metal ABC transporter permease, with protein sequence MDIINWFIEPLQYGFLRQAIWVSAFVGLVCAVLSCYITLKGWSLMGDAVSHAVVPGVVVAYALNIPFAIGAFIFGFGATVAIGYVKSKTRLKEDAVIGVIFTGFFAFGLVLVTKIPSNIDLFHILFGNVLGISRSDIIQTLIAGTLTLLVILIRRKDLLLFCFDPNHAQAIGLNTQMMYYTLLSVLALTIVTALQTAGIILVIAMLVTPGAIAYLLSDRFDRMLIISTASSIFSCVFGTYLSYHWDLSTGGAIVVLLTLVFIITMIFAPKYGILAQNAPQLPKE encoded by the coding sequence ATGGATATAATTAATTGGTTTATCGAACCCTTACAATATGGATTTTTGCGACAAGCTATTTGGGTGAGTGCATTTGTCGGATTAGTCTGTGCGGTACTCTCTTGCTATATCACTCTAAAAGGATGGTCGCTCATGGGAGATGCCGTTTCTCATGCCGTGGTTCCTGGAGTCGTTGTTGCTTATGCACTCAATATTCCCTTTGCCATCGGAGCCTTCATCTTCGGGTTTGGTGCCACCGTTGCTATTGGTTATGTGAAGTCCAAAACTCGACTGAAAGAAGATGCGGTCATTGGCGTGATTTTTACCGGATTTTTTGCCTTTGGCTTAGTCTTAGTTACCAAAATTCCGAGTAATATCGATCTATTTCATATCTTGTTTGGCAATGTTTTGGGAATTTCCCGCTCGGATATTATCCAAACCTTAATAGCTGGAACTCTAACTTTATTGGTTATTCTGATTCGCCGCAAAGATTTATTACTATTTTGTTTCGATCCGAATCACGCTCAAGCCATCGGATTGAATACGCAGATGATGTATTATACCTTACTTTCCGTCTTAGCACTCACCATTGTTACGGCATTACAAACCGCAGGCATTATTCTGGTCATCGCAATGTTAGTGACTCCAGGAGCGATCGCCTATTTACTTAGCGATCGCTTCGATCGTATGCTGATTATCTCCACTGCCAGCAGTATCTTCTCCTGCGTCTTCGGCACCTATCTCAGCTATCACTGGGATCTTTCCACCGGAGGTGCGATCGTTGTCCTGTTAACCCTGGTCTTTATCATCACCATGATTTTTGCACCCAAATACGGTATCTTAGCTCAAAATGCCCCACAGCTTCCCAAAGAGTAA
- a CDS encoding cyclic nucleotide-binding domain-containing protein, with translation MAIDTDNNPTPTMSAAERLQFLQGVVLFQDLAQTEFLQQLVTRLEEVQFPADRRIFAQGDRGDLLYILVSGRVKIHLDDVQLAEVTSGSYFGEMAILEFRPRSASVTTVEPSKCLVLTQEQIYQAIKERPKVTIKIIQHLCQRVRSLNRLFGASEDLFYNQVQQQLMP, from the coding sequence ATGGCCATCGATACAGATAATAACCCGACCCCAACCATGAGTGCGGCAGAACGACTGCAATTTTTGCAGGGTGTCGTCTTGTTTCAAGATTTAGCGCAAACTGAGTTTCTGCAACAGTTAGTGACTCGTTTAGAAGAAGTACAGTTTCCCGCAGATCGCAGGATTTTCGCACAAGGCGATCGCGGCGATCTCCTTTATATCTTGGTCTCCGGCCGCGTGAAAATTCATTTAGATGACGTGCAACTGGCAGAAGTGACCTCCGGGTCTTATTTTGGCGAAATGGCTATCCTCGAGTTCCGGCCGCGATCGGCATCAGTCACGACAGTTGAACCGAGTAAATGTTTGGTCTTAACTCAAGAACAAATTTACCAAGCGATTAAGGAGAGGCCCAAAGTTACCATCAAAATTATTCAGCACTTGTGCCAGCGCGTGCGCAGTCTCAATCGCCTGTTTGGAGCTTCTGAAGATTTATTTTACAACCAAGTACAGCAGCAACTGATGCCATGA
- a CDS encoding Mo-dependent nitrogenase C-terminal domain-containing protein → MLCQRVRVLNRHITAWLRGLLTIAWADGEYNPEEKELIEGLIQDELGSNVNLGSLKPITGEELAAVLGRETAIAENFLRTGVIMALANGTYSESEDKVLQDYCAALEPSGEVLDALKVLLISSEAITEERRQALLEKLQATFPEGDVLHPVRQWLDGLDINTPYMARFLCKAIPPQCPFERDIKLFGHKIVHIPPMCKLNPLYDQLVGLRFRALSYLADDCQEDISRYI, encoded by the coding sequence GTGTTGTGCCAGCGAGTGCGCGTGTTGAATCGTCATATTACGGCGTGGTTGCGAGGTCTGCTGACTATTGCTTGGGCCGATGGCGAATATAACCCGGAAGAGAAAGAGTTGATTGAAGGGTTGATTCAGGATGAGTTGGGCAGTAATGTTAATTTAGGATCGCTCAAACCCATTACTGGGGAAGAGTTAGCGGCGGTTTTGGGACGAGAGACGGCGATCGCCGAGAACTTTCTCCGGACTGGGGTCATTATGGCCCTGGCCAATGGTACTTATTCCGAGAGTGAAGATAAGGTGTTGCAAGACTATTGCGCCGCTCTGGAACCCTCGGGTGAAGTGCTAGATGCGCTGAAGGTGTTATTGATTAGCTCGGAAGCGATAACCGAAGAAAGACGACAAGCGCTATTGGAGAAACTGCAAGCGACGTTCCCCGAAGGCGACGTGTTGCATCCGGTGCGCCAATGGTTGGACGGTTTGGATATTAATACGCCGTATATGGCTCGATTTTTGTGTAAAGCCATTCCTCCCCAATGTCCCTTCGAGCGCGATATTAAGCTCTTCGGCCACAAGATCGTGCATATTCCGCCGATGTGTAAGCTAAATCCTCTCTACGACCAGTTGGTGGGGTTGCGCTTCCGTGCCTTATCTTATCTGGCCGATGATTGCCAAGAAGATATTTCTCGGTACATTTAA